The Medicago truncatula cultivar Jemalong A17 chromosome 7, MtrunA17r5.0-ANR, whole genome shotgun sequence genome includes the window CTCACTATGGGAAAGTTTTTTCTTACCATAAGATTAAAGAGGTGCACAGATTTTAAAATGGTCTCTCCACACCATATATTTTCCTCCATCATCTTCAACCCTTGAAAATACAAATTTGCAATTCACTCACCAACCCATATCcatttaaaatcaatctttTTTGTTAAGATGATTTTGGTCTAACACATTGAATGAATTTTAGAGATACCAATAATTTCGAAAATCGCCCTTTCAATACCCTTTTAACTTCCTTTTCTATTTCATAAGCAAGCATGACcattccttaaaataaaataaaaaaaacaagcatGGCCATTTTCATTTCTTATGTGTATCGTGTAAGCATGTTGTTTTCACTTCGTACTTCGTGTGTGTAACGTTGTTCTGTTTGCAACATATGGTGTGTGTACTGTGTAATCTAATAGAAACAAAATGATAACCCCAAGGAAAGGAAATGTGCGGATCTAAACATCGTCGGAGAGAGGTGCATATCTAAACACCGGCGACGAGAGGTGCGACGGTGACGTCGACCATAACGGCAACAGATTCTTACTTTGATTCCAAAAGGATGGTTTGACATGCGGTCACTAAGAAAATAGAACGATTATTAACTGAACAAATGATTTCAAATACAATGGAGACTATTTAGCTGATTGAAAAGTCAAATAGTAAGATGTGTATATTAGAATTTCAAAAATTCCTTCTGTTCGTGGCTGATTTGCAGATTTGCATGAGGTTGAAGAAGATATGGGGAAAATATATGGTGTGGGCAGGTCATGGTAAAATCTGTGCACCTATTTAATCTTATGGTTAGAAAAAACTTTCTCATGGTGGAAAACTTTTTCCctcacccaccctaaatgccaccttaTAAGCATAGGTTTGTATAATATTGATCTTGAATGAGCTAAGTGATGTTATTTACTTTTGTGTTTCGGCCCGTGAAACATATTTGAGGCAAAGGGAAACTCTttgcaaatgttttttttttgcataactGGACCCTGTATTGCATGTCTTATTTGTTAACATATGTTAATATAGGGAATGGGAAAGGAAGACTTTATGAGATGAAAAATGtaggaaaaaatgaaaaaaaaaattacattttttaaaagagtattTTTGTAGAGAATGTTAAATTAATGTTAatggttaatatatttttttattttaagaatattaggcaaaattacattgGTTGTCCTTTAACATAACTTCATAGAACAATtttgtcctttatcttttttgacatcattttagtcattttaatcaatttacatatgaattttcaagatTCATACCTATGATTTTATTTAGACATCAACTCTTAATGTTTAGATATATAACTCTTTACTgatgttttcatataaattttagattttatacTTGAAAATCCATATGCAAATGGatcaaaaggataaaaaaaaagacgTGAAAATAAAGATAAGGGAATAAATCGTTATTTAAAGTGCTTGTTTGGTCAAGCGTTTTCACGCCCCAAACCACGTTTTGAAGGCAAAACAccgtttcaattattttttttatgtttggatgTTTTGCAAAATCAAATCCCAAGAAAGTGATTTTGGTCCCAAACGTGGGTTTTTCAGAAGCCACAAATTGAAGCTTCCACGGCAATTCAACAATCACGTTTCACTTTAAAAGGATGATTTACCAAACTACCCATATTCACACAAACAACACAACTGCTTCTTCTTCACATCACCCAGATTTCAGCCAGTTGCATGTTCCCCTTTCTCTATGAAACACACAGCCATACAAATCTCTCTTTACCTTGGTAAGTTTGAGGCCATCACACAAGCTTTGAGTGATGAAAAAATGGGAAAAGAATATTAGAGATATGGGAGGAGGAGAAATGGCAGAAGGGTATTGAGAGATGGGGAAGCAAATCAAAATGGTAGAAATCAAAGAGACATACAAGAAATTGAAAGATCTATGTCAATGGGTATCCAATTGGTATGAAATTGAAGGATTTGCATAAATGGGGATCCAATTGGTATGAGAGAGTTTCTTGAAAgtgcttttctttttcttttgagggtGAACGTGTTGTTTTCTTTCTGTTCCTTATTGaagttaaaaatttatttgttatttataaatataaagggAATTTCTACagtacactcacaattttgagtgtaccgatactcttgtttcacaaaatatataaattaacgatcactttaatgaaataaaaaggtatttgtcaatatttatattttagaaaacattatttcataaaaaaaaaaaccatcatttcattgtttataaggatcatattaaaaaatttacattttgtcataaaaaataatcaatattcattgttacgagtaataaaaattcttaaaaattaaattttatttcgtcgaagcttttggtaaataaaatttaattatcttagttgtcaatgatagaaaataattatttttcttctaaaaaacaactcatttattattaattttacgacttggtgtaccgatacatcCAAATTTATTGGGTGTACAATAGAATTTGCcaaatataaatacttttttttttgacaaaaataaatataaatacattaAAAGTCCATTttggttgttaaaaaaaaaaacccattttggtaattagacacccaaaatcaattttaatccaatctatccaaacaacatcaattcatatGAATTACTTTTAAATGAgtgcatccaaacataaatcaatttacatctaactcacttttaatcaaaatcaattctcttaaaatcaattctatcaaaatcaattctcgccaccgccataccaaacacacacaaaattaagttaaataacaacatagatgGAATTTGAAAAATCCATATAAACTTTCCAAAAACCCATCAAAACCTTCTCTAATACAATTTTGTAATTTCTCAAATTAAGAGGATTTTGtataatgaagaaaaataaacctcTCAAATCCCTTCCCATTCTAAAGTTTTTATTTCTTccactttctttttttctttaaaataataagTAGATGAAAATACTTGTATTAAACTTGATTTATTGcattatttatgtattttaataACATTTATTTGTGCGTATTTCCTTCAAGAATTTGATCGTTTACTTGTTTCTTTCATAATGAAgttaatttgattgaaaaatatattcctcaaacaaaacaaaataaaaatagtacgCATATTTATTTATGGATGATGTTAACCGATATCTGTAAGTATTTACATTGAAACTTGTGCGctggttaacatgaccctttatttattaattaatatagaGACAAGACAATAGTAAAGAAAAGTAATACTaagacaaattaaataaaaagaagtacATAAAAgacaaaagcaacaacaaacttattaattgaaattttaataggAGAAATGATAACTAGGAGAGCTTTCTTTCCCATGCATGCAAATGATATCTGATTCATACTCACGCCTCTTTGACACCAGCAGCATTTGAATTGTCTTCCTCAACTTCAAAAGCAGAAACTGGAAAAGTTCTAGAAAGTCCAGAAGTAGCTTTGAAAGTGATTTTACCAGTTGGTggatcatcaacataaatatcagCTACGTTAAGCCATATCAAAAGCTCTTTGGCTTTGACACCATTGAGTTTCTTGATCTTACCATTTTCAACATAAGCAGTCACTTCAGTAGCATAGGAAACAAGTTTCCCAATCTTTTCAAATTTGTGTGTTATGCTATTCTTCTGTTTCAACCAAACAAAACCTGTTTCTCTGTTGTAACCAACTTCAATGATGTCTTTCAATGGTAAGAGACCATTG containing:
- the LOC25499356 gene encoding uncharacterized protein: MSLVTEEIKSKSEVHHGDELCQVKSKELLKEISLPNGLLPLKDIIEVGYNRETGFVWLKQKNSITHKFEKIGKLVSYATEVTAYVENGKIKKLNGVKAKELLIWLNVADIYVDDPPTGKITFKATSGLSRTFPVSAFEVEEDNSNAAGVKEA